In the Bacteroidales bacterium genome, one interval contains:
- a CDS encoding polysaccharide biosynthesis protein — protein sequence MKIVHYFLFRNSNRYASQWLVFGVDLFLITINLILAYLIRFQFHLSFVDNSFYLSLFLSLITASVSFLLVGSFKGVIRHTGFKDAINVIYGISVLVILNLSLVLGFRLFNIFPLYSIPISVIIIHYLLNVIALVFSRFGYKTLFHHLKGIETTKTNILIYGAGESGLTTYMMLQNNIESAVNVVGFIDDNIGIIGKRINRARVYLPSDIDEQFIRLHKITEVIISIQVIDKKRLNEIAENLLSLKLKVKIIPPIKQWVDGDLKLSQIKNIRIEDLLGREPIKLNNQIVQKEIKGNTILITGAAGSIGSELARQVTKYKYKNLILLDIAESPLYDIQQELIRKGKSRFRVEVADIRDSLRIHQIFDEFKPDLVFHAAAYKHVPLMEDVPYEAVATNVFGTYTLANLSINHKVKKFVMVSTDKAVNPTNVMGATKRLSEMYVSSLKDNNTTKFITTRFGNVLGSNGSVIPLFRKQIEENGPLTVTHKEITRYFMTIEEACELVLEAGAMGNGGEIYVFDMGQPMKIFELAKKMIQLSGLQYPDDIDIELTGLRPGEKIYEELLGSGENTKPTHNKKIMIANVVEPNKDFIRTRIKDLFATNLPENGPLTVSKIKTIVPEFISNNSVFESLDNIKENGIINHPSIENSSQKQVNRPKHHFN from the coding sequence ATGAAGATTGTACACTATTTTTTATTTAGGAATTCTAACAGATACGCTTCTCAATGGCTTGTATTTGGTGTTGATTTATTTTTAATTACTATCAACTTAATTTTAGCTTATTTAATACGATTCCAATTTCATTTGTCATTCGTTGATAATTCCTTTTATTTAAGTTTATTTCTTTCGCTTATAACGGCATCGGTTAGTTTTTTGTTAGTCGGTTCGTTTAAAGGCGTAATAAGACATACGGGATTTAAAGATGCCATAAATGTTATATATGGCATTAGTGTCTTAGTAATACTTAATCTGTCATTAGTTCTCGGATTTCGTTTGTTTAATATTTTCCCTTTATATTCCATACCCATATCGGTTATAATAATCCATTATCTGCTTAATGTTATCGCATTAGTCTTCAGCAGATTTGGATACAAAACACTTTTTCACCACTTAAAAGGAATTGAAACTACAAAAACAAATATTTTAATATATGGAGCAGGAGAATCGGGTTTAACAACCTATATGATGCTACAAAATAATATTGAATCAGCAGTAAATGTTGTAGGATTTATCGATGATAATATAGGAATTATAGGAAAACGGATTAATCGTGCAAGAGTATATTTACCAAGTGATATAGATGAACAATTTATTAGACTGCATAAAATTACCGAAGTAATTATTTCTATTCAAGTTATTGATAAGAAACGGCTAAATGAAATTGCAGAGAATTTACTGTCTTTGAAACTTAAAGTAAAAATCATCCCTCCCATAAAACAGTGGGTTGACGGTGATTTAAAACTCAGCCAAATAAAGAATATCAGGATTGAAGATCTCTTGGGTAGAGAGCCTATTAAACTTAATAATCAAATTGTTCAGAAAGAAATAAAAGGAAATACTATTCTTATTACAGGAGCGGCAGGATCTATTGGAAGTGAACTTGCCAGACAAGTTACAAAATATAAATATAAAAATCTTATTTTACTGGATATTGCAGAATCTCCTTTGTATGATATTCAACAAGAGTTAATACGTAAGGGTAAATCAAGGTTTCGTGTTGAAGTTGCAGATATTCGAGACTCCTTACGAATTCATCAAATTTTTGACGAGTTTAAACCTGACTTGGTTTTTCATGCGGCAGCATACAAGCATGTACCCCTGATGGAAGACGTTCCTTATGAAGCCGTTGCCACCAATGTTTTCGGAACTTATACCTTAGCTAATTTATCTATCAATCATAAGGTAAAGAAGTTTGTTATGGTAAGTACCGATAAAGCAGTAAATCCAACAAATGTTATGGGTGCAACTAAACGTTTATCAGAAATGTATGTAAGCTCCCTAAAGGATAATAATACAACAAAATTCATCACCACTCGTTTTGGTAATGTCTTAGGCTCTAACGGTTCTGTAATTCCTCTTTTTAGAAAACAAATAGAAGAAAATGGTCCATTAACCGTTACTCACAAAGAGATTACACGTTACTTTATGACTATTGAAGAAGCTTGTGAATTGGTATTAGAAGCCGGAGCAATGGGAAATGGAGGTGAAATTTACGTATTTGATATGGGTCAGCCAATGAAAATATTTGAGCTCGCAAAGAAAATGATTCAACTTTCGGGCTTACAATATCCTGATGATATAGACATTGAACTAACCGGTTTACGTCCGGGAGAAAAAATTTACGAGGAACTATTAGGATCTGGTGAAAATACCAAACCAACACATAATAAAAAGATAATGATTGCTAATGTTGTTGAACCTAATAAGGATTTTATAAGAACTCGTATAAAAGATTTGTTTGCTACCAACCTACCGGAAAACGGACCTTTAACAGTTTCTAAAATTAAGACCATAGTACCTGAATTTATTAGTAACAACTCTGTATTTGAAAGTCTTGATAACATTAAAGAAAATGGTATAATTAATCATCCCAGCATAGAAAACAGCAGTCAAAAGCAAGTAAACCGACCTAAACATCATTTTAATTAG